One genomic region from Mangifera indica cultivar Alphonso chromosome 17, CATAS_Mindica_2.1, whole genome shotgun sequence encodes:
- the LOC123200181 gene encoding probable xyloglucan endotransglucosylase/hydrolase protein 23: MACNSSSSSFYPYVSVPFLLFSLLAATSFLVAFGNFYQDVDVTWGAGRAKILNNGQLLTLSLDKVSGSGFQSKSQFLYGKLDMQIKLVPNNSAGTVTAYYLQSAGSSWDEIDFEFLGNLSGDPYIVHTNVYTQGKGNREQQFYVWFDPTADFHTYSILWNPSHIVFYVDGRAIREFKNLESMGIPYPKNQPMKIYSSLWNADDWATRGGLVKTDWSQAPFTASFRNFNAQNACVWANGASSCNSNSTANPWFSEELDSESQKTLEWVQKNYMIYNYCNDTKRFPQGLPQECKVTAKK; this comes from the exons ATGGCTTGCaattcttcctcttcttctttttatccATATGTTTCAGTACCCTTCTTGTTGTTCTCTCTTTTGGCTGCTACTTCTTTTCTTGTTGCATTTGGCAATTTTTATCAGGACGTTGATGTCACTTGGGGAGCTGGCCGTGCAAAGATTCTCAACAATGGCCAGCTTCTTACTCTCTCTCTTGACAAAGTTTCTGGCTCTGGCTTCCAATCCAAGAGTCAATTTCTCTATGGAAAGCTTGATATGCAGATTAAACTTGTCCCAAATAACTCCGCAGGCACTGTTACTGCATACTAT TTACAATCAGCAGGGTCGTCTTGGGATGAAATAGACTTTGAATTCCTGGGAAACTTGAGTGGGGATCCTTACATTGTTCACACTAATGTTTACACTCAAGGCAAAGGTAACAGAGAACAACAATTCTACGTGTGGTTTGATCCCACTGCTGATTTTCACACCTACTCAATCCTCTGGAATCCAAGCCATATTGT CTTCTATGTCGATGGCAGAGCGATCAGGGAGTTCAAGAACCTGGAATCAATGGGTATTCCGTATCCAAAAAATCAGCCAATGAAAATTTACAGCAGCCTCTGGAATGCTGATGACTGGGCGACAAGAGGAGGGTTGGTGAAGACAGACTGGTCTCAGGCCCCATTTACAGCTTCCTTCAGGAACTTCAATGCCCAAAATGCTTGCGTTTGGGCTAATGGGGCATCATCTTGCAATTCAAACTCTACCGCGAATCCATGGTTCTCTGAGGAGCTTGATTCTGAAAGCCAAAAGACGCTCGAATGGGTCCAGAAAAATTACATGATTTACAATTACTGCAATGACACCAAACGGTTCCCTCAGGGCCTCCCCCAGGAATGCAAAGTTACAGCCAAGAAATAA
- the LOC123200915 gene encoding NAC domain-containing protein 20-like, giving the protein MEDEKEEKHMSDEEIILNPDGQNPNINGGNRVSNDYGGGSAEPHDMHSELYAIHGNAYFDFFPPGYRFKPNDDELVVHYLKKKILNERLPPNRIEEVELYKRNPQDLADNYISHGDKEWYFFTPRDRKYKNGERPNRSAGDGYWKATGADRPVNHNGVQVGSRKALVFYKGKPPKGDKTDWIMHEFRVENLPKRKRAEVENDMRLDDWVLCRLYKKVDKNSKVSGRPRDGEVPHQEPENEVPLQVQVPQQMPILEEQKMLHQEGFSMLEDLVSFGEIFSPYYEANPMGLYHIDNSLFFQSCQSSLIGGSQTLRFQIGQNPMIHQMIPGNRLLPAEPYSCADNIKYEHFNDYHSDELLNNSPVHQEYNATEPMVSGYKGPPNSVSDDQGASKYVVSPSFNDDRQLKKPKMHL; this is encoded by the exons ATGGAGGACGAGAAGGAGGAGAAGCATATGAGCGATGAGGAAATTATTTTAAACCCTGATGgtcaaaaccctaatattaATGGAGGCAATAGAGTGAGTAATGATTATGGTGGTGGTTCAGCTGAGCCTCATGATATGCATAGTGAACTTTATGCCATTCATGGGAATGCTTATTTTGACTTCTTTCCGCCGGGTTATCGTTTCAAGCCTAATGACGATGAGTTGGTGGTACACTACTTGAAGAAGAAGATTCTGAATGAGCGTTTGCCCCCCAATCGGATCGAGGAAGTGGAGCTTTATAAGAGGAATCCTCAGGACCTTGCAG ATAATTACATTTCCCATGGAGATAAGGAATGGTATTTCTTTACACCAAGAGATAGAAAATACAAGAATGGAGAGAGGCCTAATCGTTCTGCAGGAGATGGATACTGGAAGGCTACTGGAGCTGATAGACCTGTCAACCATAATGGGGTTCAAGTGGGATCTAGGAAGGCTTTGGTCTTCTACAAGGGAAAGCCTCCAAAGGGTGACAAAACTGACTGGATTATGCATGAATTTAGAGTCGAGAATCTCCCCAAAAGAAAAAGGGCTGAAGTTGAAAACGATATGCGC CTGGATGATTGGGTTTTGTGTAGGCTATACAAGAAGGTTGACAAAAATTCCAAGGTTTCAGGTCGTCCAAGAGACGGTGAAGTCCCGCATCAAGAACCTGAAAATGAAGTTCCTCTTCAGGTTCAGGTTCCTCAGCAAATGCCCATACTAGAAGAACAAAAAATGCTGCATCAAGAAGGCTTCAGTATGCTTGAAGACCTTGTATCCTTTGGTGAAATATTTAGTCCCTACTACGAGGCAAATCCAATGGGGTTGTATCATATTGATAATTCTCTATTTTTTCAAAGCTGTCAAAGCAGCCTTATTGGAGGCTCTCAGACATTGCGCTTTCAGATTGGGCAGAATCCGATGATTCACCAGATGATTCCTGGTAATCGACTGTTGCCTGCCGAACCATATTCTTGTGCAGATAATATAAAGTACGAGCATTTTAATGACTACCACTCAGATGAACTTTTGAATAATTCACCAGTCCATCAGGAATATAATGCTACTGAGCCGATGGTTTCCGGCTACAAGGGGCCTCCCAACTCTGTCAGTGATGATCAAGGGGCTTCAAAATATGTCGTTTCTCCATCCTTCAATGATGATAGGCAGCTGAAAAAGCCGAAAATGCATCTCTAG